Proteins from a genomic interval of Oceanispirochaeta crateris:
- a CDS encoding DUF2294 domain-containing protein — MTKGQMEEQICKAMIRFEKEYMGRGPLEARSYIIDDMVILRMKGVLTPAENKLASSQEIDNGRAQIKQMRRTLIENSRVLLESVLQDILKVNIISMHSDLSTRTGERIIIFTLESPPELT, encoded by the coding sequence ATGACCAAAGGCCAGATGGAAGAACAAATTTGCAAAGCCATGATTCGCTTTGAAAAGGAATACATGGGTAGAGGACCCCTTGAAGCCAGATCCTACATCATTGACGATATGGTCATTCTCAGAATGAAAGGAGTTTTAACACCTGCAGAAAACAAGCTGGCCAGTTCTCAGGAGATCGACAACGGACGCGCTCAGATCAAGCAGATGCGCCGGACACTTATTGAAAACAGCCGGGTTCTCCTGGAATCGGTTCTTCAGGATATTCTAAAGGTAAATATTATCAGCATGCATTCTGATCTAAGTACCCGAACCGGAGAGAGAATTATTATCTTCACGCTGGAATCGCCACCGGAACTGACTTGA
- a CDS encoding ferredoxin--NADP reductase codes for MTFITTILEKQIIMDRTWLFTLDRGSFEFQPGQFINLSTGPGNDRREFSIASPSQQKTLEVLITRQKDGALSPLLCDSPVGAKWTVEGPEGQFQLSPLERKSPVLMIATGSGISPFGSLIRSYPGLDYQILHGLPHFGRIKEWINFPAKRYTLCTSRSGDGDFSGRVTERLKQISLSSKAIYMLCGNSDMIFDSMAILQDRGIPRKNIKAEIYF; via the coding sequence ATGACCTTCATTACAACGATCCTAGAGAAACAGATTATCATGGATAGAACCTGGTTATTCACCCTGGACCGGGGGTCTTTTGAGTTTCAGCCCGGCCAGTTTATAAACTTATCCACAGGCCCCGGAAACGATCGTAGAGAGTTCTCAATCGCCAGTCCGAGTCAGCAGAAAACTCTGGAAGTTTTGATTACAAGACAAAAGGATGGAGCCCTGTCTCCCCTCCTTTGCGACAGTCCAGTGGGGGCAAAATGGACTGTGGAGGGACCGGAAGGCCAATTCCAGCTCTCCCCCCTAGAAAGAAAAAGCCCCGTCTTGATGATTGCCACCGGCAGCGGCATCAGCCCCTTCGGCTCCCTAATACGTAGTTATCCCGGTTTGGACTATCAGATACTCCACGGCTTACCCCATTTTGGGAGAATTAAGGAGTGGATCAACTTTCCCGCCAAACGCTATACACTCTGTACCAGCCGCAGCGGGGATGGTGATTTTTCTGGGAGGGTTACAGAACGCTTGAAACAGATATCCCTTTCCTCAAAGGCCATCTACATGCTCTGTGGCAACAGCGATATGATTTTTGATTCCATGGCCATACTTCAAGACAGGGGAATACCCAGAAAAAATATCAAAGCAGAGATCTACTTTTGA
- the lipA gene encoding lipoyl synthase, with amino-acid sequence MKNSTTDEKRKYTPKPDWLRTSLNTTSDFHRVSNTIEKMDIHTVCQEAKCPNLEECWGTHRTASFMILGDTCTRRCRFCAVKTGLPGPVDLDEPRRVAEAVKSMDLSHVVVTMVNRDDLDHGGSWQMAQTVSEIRSLVPSCTVELLSSDMMGKIESIARMVEAQPDILSHNLETVRRLTPRVRSRSDYDRSLEFLATVHSLNPQCKTKSSLMLGLGEEDDEVLRAMDDLLGAGVRILNMGQYLQPTRNHLPVVKYRTPYEFHDLKMKALQKGFLHVEAGPLVRSSYHAADQIKTVNAALEEENQK; translated from the coding sequence ATGAAGAATTCCACAACTGATGAAAAAAGAAAGTATACACCCAAGCCCGACTGGCTGAGAACTAGTTTGAATACGACTAGTGACTTTCATAGAGTCTCAAATACAATCGAAAAAATGGATATTCATACGGTTTGCCAGGAAGCCAAATGTCCTAATCTGGAAGAGTGCTGGGGAACCCATAGAACTGCATCATTTATGATTTTAGGCGATACCTGCACCAGGCGTTGCCGCTTCTGCGCCGTCAAAACGGGCCTTCCGGGTCCTGTGGATTTGGATGAACCGCGCCGGGTCGCCGAGGCTGTTAAATCCATGGACCTCTCCCATGTGGTGGTCACTATGGTAAACAGAGATGATCTGGACCATGGAGGTTCCTGGCAAATGGCCCAGACGGTGAGTGAAATCAGATCCTTGGTTCCCTCCTGTACGGTAGAACTTCTATCATCGGATATGATGGGGAAAATAGAATCCATTGCCAGGATGGTTGAAGCCCAGCCGGATATCCTCAGCCATAATCTTGAAACTGTGAGACGTCTGACTCCCCGAGTCCGGTCACGTTCGGACTATGACCGGTCTCTTGAGTTTCTGGCTACCGTTCACTCCTTGAATCCTCAGTGCAAGACCAAGTCCAGCCTTATGCTGGGATTGGGAGAAGAGGATGATGAGGTTCTTAGGGCCATGGATGATCTTTTAGGAGCGGGAGTACGCATTTTAAACATGGGTCAGTATTTGCAGCCCACCAGGAATCATCTGCCTGTGGTCAAGTACAGAACCCCTTATGAATTTCATGACTTGAAGATGAAAGCTCTTCAGAAAGGGTTTCTTCATGTAGAGGCAGGCCCCCTCGTGCGTTCCAGTTACCATGCTGCCGATCAGATTAAGACAGTTAATGCTGCGTTAGAGGAAGAAAATCAAAAGTAG